In one window of Peribacillus sp. FSL H8-0477 DNA:
- the mmsB gene encoding multiple monosaccharide ABC transporter permease encodes MKTLASLFKNNLRQYGMVLALVLIMILFQILTEGVLLKPINITNLILQNSYILVLAIGMLLVIILGHIDLSVGSVVAFVGAMSAIFMVEMNLPVWLSVVLCLIIGGLIGAWQGFWVAFLRVPAFIVTLAGMLVFRGLTMLVLDGQSIAPFPASFRQMSSGFIPGLNKSGDLDLLTMIVGVVISLILIWGEIRKRKQQASYNFDILPMWLFALKLILIVGVMNVFAYFLASYEGIPNILVILVVLIVAYSFITNKTIAGRHLYALGGNEKAAKLSGIKTKWLTFWVFVNMGVLAALSGLLFAARLNAATPKAGNSFELDAIAAVFIGGASAYGGIGTVIGAVVGGLVMGVLNNGMSLIGLGVDYQQTIKGLVLLIAVGFDVYNKNKSS; translated from the coding sequence ATGAAGACGCTTGCTAGTTTGTTCAAAAATAATTTAAGACAGTATGGCATGGTACTCGCATTAGTCCTAATTATGATTCTTTTTCAAATTTTAACAGAAGGTGTTCTATTAAAACCAATTAATATTACGAACTTAATTCTTCAAAACAGCTATATCCTTGTTCTAGCGATAGGTATGCTTCTCGTAATTATCCTCGGGCATATTGATCTTTCAGTAGGTTCGGTTGTCGCGTTTGTAGGAGCGATGTCAGCAATCTTTATGGTAGAAATGAATTTACCTGTATGGCTGTCTGTTGTGCTTTGTCTGATTATTGGTGGCTTAATTGGTGCGTGGCAAGGTTTTTGGGTGGCGTTTTTACGGGTGCCTGCGTTTATTGTTACGTTAGCTGGAATGCTGGTTTTCCGCGGCCTTACCATGCTTGTCTTAGATGGACAATCGATTGCACCATTTCCGGCTTCATTTCGTCAAATGAGTTCAGGGTTTATACCAGGGCTTAATAAGTCGGGTGATTTAGATCTGTTAACGATGATTGTTGGAGTGGTTATTTCTCTGATATTAATCTGGGGGGAAATAAGAAAAAGAAAACAACAAGCTTCTTATAACTTCGACATCTTGCCAATGTGGTTATTTGCCTTAAAACTAATTCTCATTGTAGGCGTGATGAATGTATTTGCTTATTTCCTAGCTTCCTATGAAGGAATTCCTAATATCCTAGTCATTTTAGTTGTCTTAATTGTTGCATACTCATTCATTACGAATAAAACGATAGCAGGCCGTCATTTATATGCCCTAGGCGGCAATGAGAAAGCGGCTAAGCTTTCTGGGATTAAAACAAAATGGCTGACATTTTGGGTATTTGTAAATATGGGTGTTCTTGCTGCACTATCCGGCTTACTATTTGCAGCTCGATTGAATGCGGCTACTCCAAAAGCAGGAAACTCATTTGAGTTAGACGCGATAGCAGCTGTCTTTATCGGCGGTGCTTCTGCTTATGGAGGGATAGGAACTGTGATTGGAGCGGTAGTCGGTGGACTGGTTATGGGTGTACTAAACAACGGTATGTCGTTAATCGGGTTAGGTGTCGATTATCAACAAACGATTAAAGGGCTGGTTCTCTTAATAGCTGTTGGATTCGACGTTTACAATAAAAATAAATCATCTTAA
- a CDS encoding cytidine deaminase — protein sequence MLKNGELIMDKQMLINEAITARTQAYTPYSKFKVGAAVLTEDGRVYQGSNIENASYGLTNCAERTAIFKAVSEGTRKIKAIAIVADTEGPVSPCGACRQVIAEFSDNDTKIFLTNLKGDTVETTIQEVLPGSFSASDMEV from the coding sequence ATGTTAAAGAATGGGGAGTTAATTATGGATAAACAAATGTTAATTAACGAAGCAATTACGGCTCGTACACAAGCGTATACACCTTACTCTAAGTTCAAAGTTGGAGCGGCTGTGCTGACAGAGGACGGACGTGTGTATCAGGGGTCAAACATTGAAAACGCTTCATACGGTCTAACAAATTGTGCGGAGCGGACGGCCATTTTCAAAGCCGTTTCAGAAGGTACAAGAAAGATAAAAGCAATAGCAATTGTTGCAGACACTGAAGGACCTGTTTCACCATGTGGAGCTTGTCGACAAGTTATTGCTGAATTCAGTGATAACGATACAAAAATCTTTTTGACTAATTTAAAAGGTGACACAGTAGAGACGACGATCCAAGAAGTATTACCTGGGTCTTTCTCAGCTTCAGACATGGAAGTTTAA
- a CDS encoding aldo/keto reductase, which yields MNFRKLGNTELNVSEISFGTWGIGGDWGESTTEDALLGLHRAMELGVNFFDTADVYGNGRSEELLREATKGKEDQIYIASKFCRAGDVHDPQTYSEEAVRAYCEASLKRLGRERIDLYQIHCPPLEILKNTNVFDVLDKLQQEGKIRHYGVSVETVEEGLFCLTNPGVKALQVIFNVFRQKALKELLPAAKEQGVGVLARVPLASGLLTGKFTNDTKFANDDHRQFNANGEQFNVGETFAGLEFSKGVELTEELSWIAEGRESLSSAALRWILDQDAITCAIPGFKNVKQVEQNLQAIHTKPFTEKEHIRIGSFYENSVKRYIRGAY from the coding sequence TTGAATTTTCGAAAACTAGGAAATACAGAATTAAACGTTAGTGAGATTAGTTTTGGAACATGGGGAATAGGGGGTGACTGGGGGGAATCTACGACAGAAGATGCGCTGTTAGGTTTACATCGTGCAATGGAGCTTGGTGTCAATTTCTTTGATACGGCAGATGTATATGGAAATGGCCGAAGTGAAGAGTTACTTCGTGAAGCTACTAAAGGCAAAGAAGATCAAATTTATATCGCTTCCAAGTTCTGTAGAGCAGGTGATGTACATGACCCTCAAACATATTCTGAAGAGGCAGTTCGTGCCTATTGTGAAGCTAGTTTAAAGAGACTGGGCCGTGAGCGGATTGATTTATATCAAATTCACTGTCCTCCTCTAGAAATCTTAAAAAATACGAATGTATTTGATGTCCTGGACAAATTACAGCAAGAAGGGAAAATCCGTCATTATGGTGTAAGTGTAGAGACGGTGGAAGAAGGACTCTTTTGTTTGACTAATCCAGGGGTAAAAGCTTTACAAGTGATCTTCAATGTCTTTCGTCAAAAAGCGCTTAAGGAACTTCTCCCTGCAGCTAAAGAACAAGGAGTCGGAGTGTTAGCACGTGTGCCGCTTGCAAGCGGCCTGCTAACAGGTAAATTCACAAATGATACGAAATTTGCTAACGATGATCATCGGCAGTTTAACGCAAATGGTGAGCAGTTTAATGTAGGAGAAACCTTTGCAGGACTTGAGTTTTCGAAAGGAGTAGAGCTTACTGAAGAACTTTCCTGGATAGCGGAGGGACGTGAATCTTTAAGCAGTGCTGCTTTACGTTGGATCCTTGACCAAGATGCCATAACATGTGCCATTCCAGGGTTTAAGAACGTAAAGCAAGTTGAACAAAATCTCCAAGCTATTCATACTAAGCCATTTACTGAAAAAGAACACATACGGATAGGAAGCTTTTATGAAAACAGTGTGAAACGTTATATTCGGGGAGCTTATTAA
- the mmsA gene encoding multiple monosaccharide ABC transporter ATP-binding protein, which translates to MKNITKTFPGVKALNDVNLQIKEGEIHALCGENGAGKSTLMKVLSGVYPHGSYTGDILFSNEVCEFKDIKQSENLGIVIIHQELALIPFLSIAENIFLGNEQAKNGIINFNATIAKTKELLNVVGLNESPNTPINQLGVGKQQLVEIAKALSKKVKLLILDEPTAALNEDDSENLLNLLLEFKKQGMTSIIISHKLNEIAKVADSITILRDGKSIETLDMKKDHVTEDRIIKGMVGRDLTNRYPDHTPKIGETIFEVRNWEVQDPANPERNIVEDVSFSIRSGEIVGIAGLMGAGRTELAMSIFGKAYGKKITGQLFKDGKELKLTNITQAINNGIAYVTEDRKQYGLVLEEDIKTNITLANLKKISKNTIVNDHQEVIEAEKYRKQMNIKSPSILQKAMNLSGGNQQKVILSKWMFTEPDILILDEPTRGIDVGAKYEIYSIINTLADQGKGVLIISSELPEILGIADRIYVMREGKFTAEFTREDATQEKIMKYMTRTGVEQQ; encoded by the coding sequence ATGAAAAATATTACTAAAACATTTCCGGGCGTTAAAGCGTTAAATGACGTGAACTTACAAATTAAAGAAGGAGAAATTCATGCATTATGTGGAGAAAATGGTGCAGGGAAATCAACCTTAATGAAAGTACTAAGCGGTGTGTACCCGCATGGTAGTTATACAGGAGATATTCTATTTTCAAATGAAGTCTGTGAATTTAAAGATATAAAACAAAGTGAAAACCTAGGAATCGTCATCATCCATCAAGAACTAGCTCTTATTCCTTTTTTATCTATTGCAGAAAATATCTTTCTTGGTAACGAGCAAGCAAAAAATGGAATCATTAATTTTAATGCAACCATTGCTAAGACAAAGGAATTGTTGAATGTTGTTGGCTTAAATGAATCACCAAACACGCCCATTAACCAGTTAGGTGTTGGTAAGCAGCAACTGGTTGAAATAGCAAAAGCACTTTCTAAAAAAGTGAAATTATTAATACTTGATGAACCAACTGCAGCATTAAATGAAGACGATAGTGAAAATCTGCTTAACTTACTCCTTGAATTCAAAAAACAAGGGATGACCTCTATTATTATTTCTCACAAACTAAATGAGATTGCTAAGGTTGCAGATTCCATTACCATACTACGTGACGGCAAATCAATAGAAACACTTGATATGAAGAAAGATCATGTTACAGAGGACCGGATTATTAAGGGAATGGTTGGCCGGGACTTAACGAATCGTTATCCTGATCATACGCCTAAAATTGGAGAAACGATTTTTGAAGTTCGGAATTGGGAAGTTCAAGATCCGGCTAATCCGGAGAGAAACATTGTGGAAGACGTCAGCTTTTCTATTCGCAGCGGCGAGATTGTAGGGATAGCTGGACTTATGGGGGCGGGACGAACGGAACTTGCCATGAGTATTTTTGGGAAAGCTTACGGTAAAAAAATTACTGGACAGTTATTTAAAGACGGAAAAGAACTGAAATTAACAAATATAACCCAAGCAATCAACAACGGAATTGCTTATGTGACAGAAGATCGAAAACAGTACGGTCTGGTTTTAGAAGAAGATATCAAGACGAATATTACCTTAGCTAATTTGAAAAAAATTTCTAAGAATACGATTGTAAATGATCATCAAGAAGTAATAGAGGCAGAAAAGTACCGGAAACAAATGAATATAAAAAGTCCGAGCATATTGCAGAAAGCAATGAACCTAAGCGGGGGAAATCAACAAAAAGTGATTTTGAGCAAGTGGATGTTTACGGAACCGGACATTCTTATCCTAGATGAGCCGACGCGCGGTATTGATGTCGGGGCTAAGTATGAAATCTATTCTATTATTAATACATTAGCTGACCAAGGCAAAGGCGTGCTTATCATCTCGTCAGAGTTACCTGAAATACTAGGGATAGCTGATCGTATTTATGTAATGAGAGAAGGCAAATTCACCGCTGAATTCACTAGAGAAGATGCTACACAAGAAAAAATAATGAAATATATGACTAGAACAGGGGTGGAGCAGCAATGA
- a CDS encoding YheC/YheD family protein produces the protein MTTRYLGIVIPKNDYDKMLNPDKDTAVMFSIFEQTAKRIGITPCYFKLFQIKPNQDTIDAYVLGEDGYFLMNVPSPKVIYTRVLDYLPSSKKHIRSLQESGIKVFNVPNYDVEKYTIHQILYRDPSLRPYLPHTELLTPETLLMMMQKYDKLFLKPNYGECGRGAMKLEKNRDGWVLSYKIKGSIVLKKRFFKHTPSKIIFSRMEKTQYLIQEYIPLAKYYNKPFDMRVAAQKDEHGIFQVSAIMCKVAGSDDYLTNGAHGGKTYRLAEIAEVTNPSIPYEVLESKITSFGIYIAEYMNTVYPHIADLGFDIGVTKKGKPYFVECNFISDYVGGLIKNGEILHKDFLPIFSTPIEYAGYLFTKYDLT, from the coding sequence GTGACTACACGATATCTTGGCATCGTTATTCCTAAAAACGATTATGATAAGATGCTTAACCCAGATAAAGATACCGCTGTAATGTTTTCAATATTTGAGCAAACAGCTAAACGGATTGGGATTACTCCCTGCTATTTTAAATTGTTTCAAATTAAACCGAATCAAGATACGATTGATGCCTATGTCTTGGGTGAAGATGGGTACTTTCTTATGAACGTCCCTTCCCCCAAGGTCATATACACACGTGTTTTAGACTATTTACCGTCTTCTAAAAAACATATCCGCTCTCTGCAGGAAAGTGGGATTAAAGTGTTTAATGTCCCCAATTATGATGTAGAAAAATACACGATTCATCAGATTTTGTATCGTGATCCCTCCCTCCGGCCTTATCTGCCTCATACTGAATTGCTAACGCCTGAAACGCTGCTCATGATGATGCAAAAGTATGATAAATTGTTTCTAAAGCCGAATTACGGAGAATGCGGCCGAGGTGCGATGAAGCTGGAGAAGAACAGGGATGGCTGGGTGCTATCTTATAAAATAAAAGGTAGTATAGTGCTGAAAAAGCGTTTTTTTAAACACACTCCTTCGAAAATTATTTTTTCTCGTATGGAAAAAACGCAGTATTTGATTCAGGAATATATTCCGCTTGCAAAATACTATAACAAACCTTTTGACATGCGAGTCGCCGCTCAGAAAGATGAACACGGGATCTTTCAGGTATCGGCTATCATGTGCAAGGTTGCAGGTAGTGATGATTATCTAACAAATGGCGCACATGGCGGCAAGACGTATCGACTTGCTGAAATCGCTGAGGTCACGAATCCATCTATTCCATATGAAGTTCTGGAAAGTAAAATTACTTCGTTTGGGATTTATATTGCTGAATACATGAACACAGTTTATCCTCACATTGCCGATTTAGGATTCGATATTGGCGTTACCAAGAAAGGTAAACCGTATTTTGTAGAATGTAATTTTATTAGTGATTATGTTGGCGGCCTAATTAAAAACGGAGAGATTTTACACAAAGATTTTCTTCCGATCTTTTCGACGCCGATCGAATATGCCGGTTATTTGTTTACTAAGTATGATTTAACATAA
- a CDS encoding rRNA methyltransferase — translation MWKLVNGHLTQTTDTSRVKFRTNISKSILEELDTLAQTHDTHVNYLLETGLQHVLSQGVITYNKELRPKDRVQFKTTYDQELLVNLKEFAKSHHVFINDVIEYSVNYIDIEKSKNSSYKHRIE, via the coding sequence ATGTGGAAACTGGTCAATGGTCACTTAACTCAGACAACCGATACATCTAGAGTGAAATTTAGAACGAATATTAGCAAATCCATATTAGAGGAATTAGATACGCTGGCTCAAACACATGATACGCATGTTAACTACTTACTAGAAACAGGCTTGCAGCATGTTTTATCACAAGGTGTAATCACGTATAATAAAGAACTGCGTCCCAAGGACCGTGTTCAATTTAAAACAACGTATGATCAAGAACTATTAGTGAACTTGAAAGAATTCGCGAAGAGCCATCATGTATTCATCAATGATGTCATCGAATATAGCGTTAATTACATTGATATTGAAAAAAGTAAAAATAGCAGTTATAAACATAGAATAGAGTAG
- a CDS encoding NupC/NupG family nucleoside CNT transporter yields MSYLIAIFGLIVVFGLAFLASSDRKKIKIKPIIIMVVIQIILAFLLLNTKFGYVVIKAFAGVFGKLLEYAAVGVNFVFGGIANGGEAPFFLTVLLPIVFISVLIGIFQYLKILPFIMKWIGFVLSKVNGMGKLESYNAVASAMVGQSEVFITVKKQLGQLSEQRLYTLCASAMSTVSMSIVGAYMTMIEPKYVVTAIVINLFGGFIISSIINPYTVSEEEDILVVQDDEKQSFFEMIGEYIMDGFKVAVIVAAMLIGFVALMAGINGLFDMIFGISFQEILGYIFSPFAMLMGIPAAEAVKAGGIMATKLVTNEFVAMLDLTKAASELSSKSIGIISVFLVSFANFSSIGIISGAVKGLHEKQGNVVARFGIKLLYGATLVSILTSIIVSLIIK; encoded by the coding sequence ATGAGTTATTTAATAGCGATTTTCGGACTAATTGTCGTTTTTGGACTTGCTTTTCTTGCTAGCAGCGACCGTAAAAAGATTAAAATAAAACCAATTATTATTATGGTTGTTATCCAGATCATTTTAGCTTTCTTGTTACTGAATACGAAGTTTGGATATGTAGTCATTAAGGCATTTGCAGGTGTCTTCGGTAAGCTTTTAGAGTATGCAGCAGTTGGTGTCAACTTTGTATTTGGCGGGATTGCCAACGGGGGAGAAGCTCCATTCTTCCTAACGGTACTGCTTCCTATCGTATTCATTTCTGTATTAATTGGTATCTTCCAATACCTAAAAATTCTTCCTTTCATTATGAAATGGATTGGATTCGTACTTAGCAAAGTTAATGGTATGGGTAAACTTGAATCCTATAACGCTGTAGCATCTGCTATGGTCGGGCAGTCTGAAGTCTTTATCACAGTGAAAAAACAACTTGGTCAACTATCAGAGCAGCGTCTTTACACCTTGTGTGCTTCTGCTATGTCAACCGTTTCTATGTCAATCGTTGGTGCTTATATGACCATGATTGAACCCAAATATGTAGTTACAGCTATTGTTATTAACCTGTTTGGTGGTTTCATCATCTCTTCAATCATCAATCCGTATACCGTTTCTGAGGAAGAAGACATCTTAGTTGTTCAAGACGATGAGAAACAATCGTTCTTCGAAATGATTGGTGAATATATTATGGATGGCTTCAAGGTAGCGGTCATTGTTGCTGCGATGCTAATCGGCTTTGTTGCCTTAATGGCAGGAATCAATGGTTTGTTCGATATGATCTTTGGAATCAGCTTCCAAGAAATTCTTGGATATATCTTCTCTCCTTTTGCCATGTTGATGGGTATTCCAGCAGCAGAAGCAGTTAAAGCGGGGGGCATCATGGCAACGAAACTAGTAACCAATGAATTTGTTGCGATGCTAGACTTAACGAAAGCAGCTTCAGAACTAAGTTCAAAATCAATTGGTATCATCTCTGTGTTCCTTGTCTCATTTGCAAACTTCTCTTCAATCGGAATCATTTCCGGTGCAGTAAAAGGATTGCATGAAAAGCAAGGTAATGTAGTAGCACGCTTTGGTATTAAACTTCTTTACGGTGCAACTTTGGTAAGTATCCTAACATCTATCATTGTTAGTCTGATTATCAAATAA
- a CDS encoding AmiS/UreI family transporter gives MGTIGLFLSGAVLFLNGLFLIGKADGKSIAYFNLFVGAIQTISPLYLVFVSDQTNWTLYNYSSIFLFGLTYLFLAVTIIKDLNGNGLGYFSLWVAIISVVYTLVSIIQFGDIANAITWAFWAYLWFLFYLSMSCGKDIDAYTGKVAIVLSWVTLTIPSMFTMTGISKEPAAQFIWYALAIASILYFLILNINKGREKQLASK, from the coding sequence ATGGGTACAATAGGATTATTTTTATCAGGAGCGGTGTTATTTTTAAACGGACTATTTCTGATTGGTAAAGCAGACGGAAAAAGTATTGCCTACTTTAATTTATTCGTAGGTGCGATTCAAACGATTTCTCCTTTATACTTGGTATTCGTGTCAGACCAAACGAACTGGACACTTTATAATTACTCCAGTATCTTCTTATTCGGATTAACGTATCTGTTTTTAGCTGTAACAATTATTAAAGATCTTAATGGCAATGGACTAGGTTATTTTTCATTATGGGTAGCGATTATATCTGTCGTTTACACATTAGTATCGATTATTCAATTTGGTGATATCGCTAACGCCATAACATGGGCATTTTGGGCGTACCTATGGTTCCTGTTCTATCTTTCTATGTCATGCGGGAAAGACATTGACGCATATACAGGCAAAGTTGCTATTGTTCTCTCGTGGGTGACCCTGACCATTCCGTCTATGTTTACCATGACCGGAATTTCTAAAGAGCCAGCAGCTCAGTTTATCTGGTATGCACTCGCAATCGCGTCCATTCTATACTTCCTAATCTTAAATATAAACAAAGGCCGTGAGAAACAACTGGCTTCTAAATAA
- a CDS encoding zinc-dependent alcohol dehydrogenase family protein yields the protein MRALVMEELKKPLVIRDMPDPECADDGVVIKVEANGVCRSDWHAWQGDWDWIGIKLPLPHILGHEFSGIIEEAGKNVKNFKKGDRVIAPFTIGDGTCPYCQSGHHNICENIQLLGFSTWGGYGRYTAVPSADINLVKLPDSIGFVEAAGMGCRFMTAFHGITDQAKVTGGEWVTVHGCGGVGLSAIQIASALGANVIAVDIGEDKLNLAKQLGAVAAINAKDGHTTEAIREITKGGAHVSVDALGITQTCQAAINGLRKRGRHLQIGLTSRDEEGMIPLPIDFIVQSEIQLIGSLGMQPSRYPSMLSMVESGKLKPGSLVTKTISLDEVPKVFDEMDTFQNLGVTVVDKWEVKATV from the coding sequence ATGAGAGCATTAGTAATGGAAGAACTGAAAAAACCGCTCGTAATTAGGGATATGCCCGATCCAGAATGTGCAGACGATGGTGTGGTTATAAAGGTCGAAGCAAATGGGGTTTGCAGGAGTGATTGGCATGCATGGCAAGGAGATTGGGATTGGATTGGCATAAAGCTGCCATTACCACATATTTTAGGTCATGAATTTTCAGGAATCATTGAAGAAGCAGGAAAAAATGTTAAGAATTTTAAAAAAGGTGACCGAGTAATTGCTCCATTTACCATTGGGGATGGCACCTGCCCTTATTGTCAAAGCGGTCATCATAACATATGCGAAAATATCCAGCTGCTAGGTTTCTCGACTTGGGGCGGTTACGGCAGGTACACGGCTGTTCCTAGTGCGGATATTAATTTAGTAAAGTTACCCGATTCGATTGGCTTTGTTGAAGCTGCAGGTATGGGGTGTCGGTTTATGACGGCATTTCACGGGATAACAGATCAAGCGAAGGTTACTGGAGGGGAATGGGTAACGGTACATGGCTGCGGTGGTGTAGGACTGTCTGCAATCCAGATTGCGAGCGCATTAGGAGCCAATGTTATTGCAGTCGATATTGGAGAGGACAAGCTAAACCTTGCTAAGCAGTTAGGTGCAGTTGCAGCGATTAATGCCAAAGACGGTCATACAACAGAAGCTATACGTGAAATAACGAAGGGAGGAGCCCATGTTTCCGTAGATGCTTTAGGCATTACACAGACTTGTCAGGCAGCAATCAACGGGTTGCGTAAAAGAGGACGACACTTGCAAATTGGTCTTACATCTCGTGATGAGGAAGGAATGATTCCACTTCCAATTGATTTTATTGTTCAGTCTGAGATCCAGTTAATTGGTTCGCTCGGCATGCAGCCTTCACGATATCCGAGCATGCTGAGTATGGTAGAGTCAGGTAAATTGAAACCAGGTTCATTAGTTACCAAAACCATCTCGCTTGATGAAGTACCAAAAGTATTCGATGAAATGGATACATTTCAAAACCTTGGCGTGACTGTCGTCGATAAATGGGAAGTTAAAGCGACCGTTTAA
- a CDS encoding Mur ligase family protein produces MKRFLSLGNKIIPNDKKESWVLMKTLQVDQVLPVLQGTVVSGNPHQLIKHVVSHPRHQIKKHSLIFFDPKKHFTLPKDLSTCTLVSSHASVLKYMGKGVTLIKVGAVMKAYWAFIKYYRSQFTIPVIGVTGTSGKTTTKEMIASMLGDKKVVKTLLSHNALERNLHYLVQFDEDTDAAVMEMGVAGPNQLWHSARHFRPTIGIITKISTDHMEDFKSQDAYFKEKIQMLNAVGEHGTIILNTDDEYSQRIPLKQFKGRILFFGKSTNAHFRAGEIDFNHERHGMDFILFYGKRKFTCFVPGYGTHNVYNALAAFAAVTEAGVPIETAIERLNDFRHVRSHLEFHKGIRNCLVIDDTWNTNTTSIEAALEVLRETSNGKRTVAVLGNVAEMGEHTLIEHQKIGELVVANQTNVLITVGKDANQIGEKAAELGMNESHIHHARSKKELMKLLIRHATEDSIILMKTSMRSSYKDVMKQLLNH; encoded by the coding sequence ATGAAACGCTTTTTATCGCTTGGAAATAAGATAATACCAAATGATAAAAAAGAGAGTTGGGTACTCATGAAAACGTTGCAAGTTGACCAGGTGCTTCCGGTTTTGCAGGGAACTGTGGTATCAGGAAATCCTCATCAGTTAATTAAACATGTTGTCAGCCACCCGAGGCACCAAATAAAAAAACACTCCTTAATTTTTTTTGATCCCAAAAAGCACTTTACTCTTCCAAAAGACTTAAGTACTTGTACATTAGTATCCTCACATGCTTCCGTTCTGAAGTATATGGGGAAGGGGGTAACCCTTATAAAGGTAGGAGCCGTTATGAAAGCTTATTGGGCGTTTATAAAGTATTACCGCAGCCAATTTACCATCCCGGTAATTGGTGTCACAGGTACATCAGGAAAAACAACAACAAAAGAAATGATTGCTTCTATGCTTGGAGATAAAAAAGTCGTGAAAACGCTTCTTAGTCATAATGCGTTAGAGCGGAATCTTCATTATCTAGTACAGTTTGATGAAGATACCGATGCTGCCGTAATGGAAATGGGCGTTGCCGGACCAAATCAACTTTGGCATTCCGCTCGACATTTCCGACCCACTATTGGGATTATTACAAAGATAAGTACGGATCATATGGAGGACTTTAAAAGTCAAGATGCGTATTTTAAAGAAAAAATCCAAATGCTTAATGCAGTTGGAGAGCACGGGACCATCATCTTGAACACCGACGACGAATATAGTCAACGCATCCCGCTCAAACAGTTTAAAGGCCGTATTCTTTTCTTTGGAAAAAGCACCAATGCTCATTTTCGGGCTGGCGAAATAGACTTTAACCATGAAAGACACGGGATGGACTTTATCCTCTTTTATGGAAAACGGAAATTCACTTGTTTTGTACCAGGGTATGGGACTCATAATGTGTATAATGCCCTTGCAGCCTTTGCAGCGGTCACAGAAGCCGGTGTACCGATCGAAACGGCCATTGAACGGCTAAATGATTTTCGACACGTCAGAAGTCACTTAGAGTTCCATAAAGGCATACGCAATTGTTTAGTAATTGATGATACCTGGAATACAAATACTACTTCTATTGAGGCAGCACTTGAAGTACTGAGGGAAACCTCAAATGGAAAACGGACAGTTGCTGTATTAGGTAATGTCGCCGAGATGGGGGAACACACACTAATTGAACATCAGAAAATTGGTGAACTAGTTGTTGCCAATCAGACTAATGTCCTGATCACTGTCGGTAAAGATGCGAATCAAATTGGAGAAAAAGCTGCAGAATTAGGAATGAACGAATCACACATTCATCATGCCCGCAGTAAAAAAGAGCTCATGAAGCTATTAATCCGACATGCTACTGAAGATAGTATCATTTTAATGAAGACCTCTATGCGAAGTTCCTATAAGGATGTTATGAAGCAGCTGCTTAATCATTGA